A window from Arcobacter sp. CECT 8983 encodes these proteins:
- the tig gene encoding trigger factor, producing the protein MEFNAQRVDEANAVITSTISKETIEKNVDKVAKQAAKTMDIQGFRKGKVPVSVVKQRYADKLTEDAEGEAVRAVLTDALAELKIENADLIGEPTFGKYDKKEDGSIDVEIKVACKPAVELGDYKSLVPAVDKKEADAKEVEARLEEIAKQSAPLEKIKRKRMVREGDFAVIDFEGFVDGVAFEGGKAEKYPLEIGSGAFIPGFEEQIIGMKYEEQKDVVVTFPESYQQKDLAGKEATFKVTLHEIQEKVAPELNDELAKKMLPGEEDATIETLKEKIAEQITGEAKAIYYRDELKPAFLDKLVEKINFALPSSVVDQEVNYSLNNKVRTMSEDEIKELQEDASKVEAIRDELKADAEKSVKATFIVDALAKAEEIDVTDQEVTQVIYYEAMQTGQNPQEVLKQYQNAGYLPAIKMSMIEEKVITKLLDEKAGN; encoded by the coding sequence ATGGAATTTAACGCACAAAGAGTTGACGAAGCTAATGCAGTTATCACTTCAACAATCTCTAAAGAAACAATTGAAAAAAACGTAGATAAAGTAGCTAAACAAGCTGCTAAAACTATGGATATTCAAGGTTTTAGAAAAGGTAAAGTACCAGTTTCTGTTGTAAAACAAAGATATGCAGATAAATTAACAGAAGATGCAGAAGGTGAAGCAGTTAGAGCTGTATTAACTGATGCTTTAGCAGAGTTAAAAATTGAAAATGCAGATTTAATTGGTGAGCCAACTTTTGGTAAATATGATAAAAAAGAAGATGGTTCTATTGATGTAGAAATCAAAGTTGCTTGCAAACCAGCAGTTGAATTAGGTGATTATAAATCATTAGTTCCAGCAGTTGATAAAAAAGAAGCTGATGCTAAAGAAGTTGAAGCAAGATTAGAAGAGATTGCTAAACAATCTGCACCATTAGAAAAAATCAAAAGAAAAAGAATGGTTAGAGAAGGTGACTTCGCAGTTATCGACTTTGAAGGTTTCGTAGATGGTGTTGCATTTGAAGGTGGAAAAGCTGAAAAGTACCCATTAGAAATTGGTTCTGGTGCATTTATCCCAGGATTTGAAGAGCAAATCATTGGTATGAAATATGAAGAGCAAAAAGATGTTGTTGTAACTTTCCCAGAATCTTACCAACAAAAAGATTTAGCTGGTAAAGAAGCTACATTTAAAGTAACTTTACATGAAATTCAAGAAAAAGTTGCTCCTGAATTAAATGACGAATTAGCTAAGAAAATGTTACCAGGTGAAGAAGATGCAACAATTGAAACTTTAAAAGAAAAAATTGCTGAACAAATCACTGGTGAAGCTAAAGCTATTTATTATAGAGATGAATTAAAACCTGCATTCTTAGATAAATTAGTTGAAAAAATCAATTTTGCATTACCTTCTTCTGTTGTTGATCAAGAAGTTAACTACTCTTTAAATAACAAAGTAAGAACTATGTCTGAAGATGAAATTAAAGAATTACAAGAAGATGCTTCTAAAGTTGAAGCAATTAGAGATGAGTTAAAAGCAGATGCTGAAAAATCAGTTAAAGCTACTTTTATTGTTGATGCATTAGCAAAAGCAGAAGAAATTGATGTAACTGATCAAGAAGTTACACAAGTAATTTATTATGAAGCAATGCAAACTGGTCAAAACCCTCAAGAAGTATTAAAACAATACCAAAATGCAGGTTATTTACCAGCAATTAAAATGTCTATGATTGAAGAAAAAGTAATTACTAAATTATTAGACGAAAAAGCAGGAAACTAA